The genomic window AGCGGCGTCTATGGCGACTGCGGCGGCGCCTTCGTCGACGAGACGCGGCGACCGCATCCGGAAACCGCGCGTGCCGCCCGCCGCCTCGACGCCGAGCGCGCGCTGCGCGCCTTCGGGCGGGAGACCGGCACCACCGTCGGCATCCTGCGCGCCCCCGGCATCTACGCCGCCGACCGCCTGCCGCTGGAACGCCTGGCCAAAGGCACGCCGGCGCTGGCCGACGCCGACGACGTGTTCACCAACCACATCCACGCCGACGACCTCGCCGCCGCCTGCTGCGCCGCGCTGGTGCGCGCGCGGCCGAACCGCAGCTACAACGTCTGCGACGATTCGCACTGGAAGATGGGCGAGTACTTCGACCGCGTCGCCGACGCCTTCGCGCTGCCCCGGCCGCCGCGTCTCACCCGCGCCGACGCCGAACGGCAGCTGTCGCCGCTGCAGCTGTCGTTCATGCGCGAGTCGCGGCGGCTGTCCAACCGCCGCCTGCACGCCGAACTCCACGTCGCGCTCGCCTACCCCACCGTTGCCGACGGCATCCTCGCCGCCCGCAAGGAACACGAAAGGAAATCCGCATGCTCGTCGTGAAGGCCCTGCACATCTCGCTGGTCGTCGCCTGGTTCGCCGGCCTCTTCTACCTGCCGCGCATCTTCGTGAACCTGGCGATGGTGCCGGCCGACAGCGCCGCCGAGCGCGCGCGCCTGCTGCTGATGGCCGGCAAGCTCTACCGCTTCATGACCCCGCTCGGCATCCTCGCCGTCGGCCTCGGCTTCTGGCTGTGGTTCGGCTTCGGCTTCACCGGCGGCTGGCTGCACGCGAAGACGACGCTGGTGCTCGTGCTGATCGCCTACCACCTTTACTGCGGCCAGCTGCTGCGTGCCTTCGTCGCCGGCACCTGCACGAAGAGCCACGTCTGGTTCCGCTGGTTCAACGAGCTGCCGGTGCTGGTGCTGTTCGCGGTCGTCTTCCTCGTCGTCCTCAAGCCCTTCTGAGATGAACAACTATTTCGCTTCCTGCCCGCGCGGCCTCGAACCGCTGCTCGCCGACGACATCGCCGCCCTCGGCGGCCAGCACGTGAAGGCGGTCGGCGGCGGCGTCATGTTCGCCGGCGACTGGCCCGTGTGCTACGCCGTCAACCTGCACTCGCGGTTGGCGACGCGCGTGTTGTGGCGCGTCGCCGCGCGCGGCTACGCGACGGCGGACGACATCTACAAGCTCGCGCTCGACACCGACTGGACCGCCTTCTTCCTGCCGACGCAGACGCTGCGCGTCGACGTCACCGCAATCAAGTCGCCGCTGAAGAGCCTCGACTTCGTCACGCTGCGCGTCAAGGACGGCATCTGCGACCGCTTCCGCCGCGACTGCGGCGACGTCCGCCCGAGCATCGACACGCGCCAGCCCGACGTGCGCGTGCAGGCCTTCCTCACCGAGGACAACTGCACGCTGTACGTCGACACCTCGGGCGACCCGCTGTGGCAACGCGGCCTGCGGCAGAAGACGGTGGAGGCGCCGCTGAAGGAGAACCTCGCCGCCGGCATCCTGCGGCTCGCCGGCTGGCAGCCCGGCACGCCGCTGTTCGACCCGATGTGCGGCAGCGGCACCTTCCTGCTCGAAGCCGCGCAGATCGCCCACGGCATCGCCCCGGGCAGCCGCCGCAGCTTCGCCTTCGAGCGGCTCAAGGGCTTCGACGCCGAAACCTGGCGGCGGATGCGCGAAGCGGCGCTCGCCGCCGAGAAGCCGGTCGCCTGGGCGCAGCTGTTCGGCGCCGACGTTTCCGCCCAGGCCGTGCGCGCGGCGACCGCCAACCTCGACCGCGCCGGCCTGCTGGAGGCCGTCGAATTGATCCAGTCCGACATCCTCGAAGTCGCGGCGCCGGCCGACGGGGGCATCCTCGTCTGCAACCCGCCGTACGGCGTGCGCCTGGAAGAACAGGAATCGCTCGCCGCGTTCTACCCGCAGCTCGCGACCGCGCTGAAGAAGAATTTCGCCGGCTGGACCTGCCATTTCTTCACCGCCGACCTGCGCATGCCGAAGCTGATGCGGCTGACGCCGAGCAGGAAGACGCCGCTCTACAACGGCGCGCTGGAATGCCGGCTGTTCGAGATCAGGATGGTGGCAGGGAGTAATCGGCCGGCGAAGTAACCAGCGCTGGTGGATTTTTCTGGATTCCGGCGTTCGCCGGAATGACGTGGGTGCGCAAGACCGGTGCGATCCCACTATCCGCAAGGCGAAGCCAGAACGAGGCGGCAAGCGCTAAGGCGACGAGATGACCGCAGGAAATCCCTGTGGGACAGTAGCTGCGCTACGGCGAGGAGCCGCAGCGCGCAGCCAACGAAGTGCTGGCGAGCAACCCACTTAAACGATGTCGAGGTGGCCGATGCCGGTGGTGAGGTCGCGGTCCTTCGATTCCTTGCCGTGCAGCTTGATCTGCAGCCGCAGGTCGTTCACCGAGTCGGCGTTCCTCAGCGCATCCTCGTAGGTGATCTTGCCCGACTCGTAGAGGTCGAACAGCGCCTGGTCGAAGGTCTGCATGCCCAGTTCGCGCGACTTCTTCATGATCTCCTTGATCTCGTGGATCTCGCCCTTGAAGATCAGATCGGAGATCAGCGGCGAATTGAGCATCACCTCGACCGCGGCGACGCGGCCCTTGCCGTCCTTCTTCGGCAGCAGGCGCTGCGAGACCATTGCGCGCAGGTTCAGCGACAGGTCCATCAGCAGCTGCTGGCGGCGGTCTTCCGGGAAGAAGTTGATGATGCGGTCGATCGCCTGGTTGGCGCTGTTGGCATGCAGCGTCGCCAGGCACAGGTGGCCGGTCTCGGCGAAGGCGACCGCGTAGTCCATCGTCTCGCGGTCGCGGATCTCGCCCATCAGGATCACGTCCGGCGCCTGGCGCAGCGTGTTTTTCAGCGCCGCCTCCCAGGTGTCGGTATCGATGCCGACCTCGCGCTGCGTGACGATGCAGTTCTTGTGCTCGTGCACGTACTCGATCGGATCCTCGATGGTGATGATGTGGCCGTAGCTGTTGGCGTTGCGGTAGTCGACCATCGCCGCCAGCGAGGTCGTCTTGCCGGTGCCGGTGCCGCCGACGAAGATGATCAGCCCGCGCTTGGTCATGCCGATGTCCTTGATGACGGTCGGCAGGCCGAGCTCGTCAAGGTTCGGGATGGTCATGTTGATCGTGCGACAGACGACGGCGACGCGCCCCTGCTGCACCAGCGCGTTCACGCGGAAACGGCCGATCCCCGACGGCGAGATGGCGAAGTTGCACTCCTTGCTCGCCTCGAAGTCCGCGGCCTGGCGGTCGTTCATGATCGACCGCGCCAGCTCGGCGGTGTGCTGCGCCGACAGCGTCTGGTTCGACACCGGCGTGATCTTGCCGTCGATCTTGATCGCCGGCGGGAAGCCGGCGGTGATGAACAGGTCCGAGCCTTTCTTCTGCACCATCAGGCGCAGCAGGTCGTGCATGAATTTGAGTGCCTGGTCTCGTTCCATCAGTAAACCTCCTTCGCTTCCGCGCGGCGCTTAGCCCGGGATCGCATCCTTGTTCGCCGCCTTGGTGCGCGCCTCGTTGCCGGAGACGACGTTGCGCCGGACCAGGTCGATCAGGCACTGGTCCAGCGTCTGCATGCCGAACTGCTGGCCGGTCTGGATCGCCGAGTACATCTGCGCGACCTTCGCCTCGCGGATCAGGTTGCGGATCGCCGGCGTGCCGATCATGATCTCGTGCGCGGCGACGCGGCCCTGGCCGTCCTTGGTCTTCAACAGCGTCTGCGAGATCACCGCGCGCAGCGATTCGGACAGCATCGCGCGCACCATTTCCTTTTCCGCCGCCGGGAAGACGTCGATGATGCGGTCGATGGTCTTCGCCGCCGACGAGGTGTGCAGCGTGCCGAACACCAGGTGGCCGGTCTCGGCCGCGGTCAGCGCCAGCCGGATCGTCTCCAGGTCGCGCATTTCGCCGACCAGGATCACGTCCGGGTCCTCGCGCAGCGCCGAGCGCAGCGCGTTGTTGAACGACAGCGTATGCGGGCCGACCTCGCGCTGGTTGATCAGGCACTTCTTCGACTCGTGCACGAATTCGATCGGGTCCTCGACGGTGAGGATGTGGCCGTACTCGTTCTCGTTGACGTGGTTGACCATCGCCGCCAGCGTCGTCGACTTGCCGGAACCGGTCGGCCCGGTGACCAGCACGACGCCGCGCGGGAATTCGGAGATGTCCTTGAAGATCTTCGGGCAGTTGAGATCTTCCAGCGTCAGCACCTTCGACGGAATGGTCCGGAACACGGCGCCGGCGCCGCGGTGCTGGTTGAACGCGTTGACGCGGAAGCGGGCGAGGTTCGGCACCTCGAACGAAAAGTCGCACTCCAGCGTCTCCTCGTAGATCTTGCGCTGCCCGTCGTTCATGATGTCGTACACCATCGCATGCACGTCCTTGTGCTCCATCGCCGGCAGGTTGATGCGGCGCACGTCGCCATGGACGCGGATCATCGGCGGCAGGCCGGCCGAGAGGTGCAGGTCGGAAGCCTTGTTCTTGACGCCGAAGGCGAGCAGTTCGGTGATATCCATGCGGGGGAGTCCTCGGGGCGTGTGGCAGGGCGCTGCTGCTATACTTCGCTGCCCTGATCAGCGACCGATTATGACGCCAATTTCCGCCCAGCTGCAAGCCGTGCACGCCCGCATCGACGCGGCCGCGCGGGCCGCCGGCCGCGATCCGGCGGCGGTTTCGCTGCTTGCGGTGAGCAAGACCTGGCCGGCCGACAGCGTGCGCGCGGCGGCCGCCGCCGGGCAGCGCGCCTTCGGTGAGAACTATGTGCAGGAAGGCTGCGCGAAGGCGGCGGAGCTCGCCGCGCTCGGCCTCGACTGGCATTTCATCGGACCGCTGCAGAGCAACAAGACGCGCCCGGTGGCGGAAGCCTTCGCCTGGGTGCACTCGGTGGACCGGCTGAAGATCGCCGAGCGGCTGTCGGCGCAGCGCCCGCCGGCGCTGCCGCCGCTCAACGTCTGCCTGCAGGTGAACGTCAGCGACGAGGCGAGCAAGAGCGGCTGCACGCCGGCGGCAGCGCCGGCGCTGGCGCACGCGATCGCCGCGCTGCCGCGGCTGCGCCTGCGCGGGGTGATGTGCATCCCGGAGCCGACCGCCGACGTCGTCGCGCAGCGCCGCGCGTTCGCCGCGTTGCGCACGCTTTACGAACGCCTGCGACAGGAAGGACTGCCGCTCGACACGCTGTCGATGGGCATGTCGCACGACCTCGAGGCGGCGGTCGCCGAGGGCGCGACGCTGGTACGCGTCGGCACCGCCATTTTTGGAGAACGGAACTAGCCATGAAGATCACCTTCCTCGGCGGCGGCAACATGGCCAACGCCCTCATCGGCGGCCTCGTCGGCAAGGGCTTCGCCGCCGCCGACATCGCCGCGGTCGAACGCGAACCGGACAACCGGGCGAAGCTCGAAGCCGCCTACGGCATCCGCACCTACGCCGGCCCCGATGCGGAAGCCTGGAATTGCGACCTGATCGTGCTCGCGGTGAAGCCGCAGCAGATGAAGGAGGCCTGCGCACCGCTGCTGCCGCACCTCCGGCAGCAGCTGGTGGTAAGCATCGCCGCCGGCCTGCGCCTCGCCGACCTGTCGCGCTGGCTCGGTGGCCATCGCCGCCTGGTGCGCACGATGCCGAACACGCCGGCGCTGATCGGCGCCGGCGTCACCGGCCTGTACGCGCTGCCGGAAGTCGACGCCGCCGGCCGCGCCGCCGCCGAGCGCGTGCTGCAGGCGGTCGGCAGCACGCTGTGGATCGCCGACGAGGCGCTGATGGATTCGGTCACCGCCGTCTCCGGCAGCGGCCCGGCCTACGTCTTCCTGTTCATCGAGGCACTGCAGCAGGCGGCGCTCGACCTCGGCTTCGCGCCCGAGCAGGCGCGCCAGCTGGCGATTGAAACGACGCTCGGCGCCGCCAAGCTCGCCGCGCAGTCGGCGGAGCCGGCCAGCGTGCTGCGCGAGCGGGTCACCTCGAAGGGTGGCACCACCGCCGCCGCGCTGGCGAAGATGGACGAATGCGGCGTGCTCGCCGGCATCGTCGCCGGCGTGATCGCCGCCGACGCGCGCGGCCGCGAGCTCGGCGAGCTGCTCGGCAAGGACTGACGGGAAACGGGGGGGAACCATGCAGGCATTGCTCTTTCTGCTCGACGCGCTGGCCGCCTTCTTCAGCCTGCTGCTGCTGACGCGCTTCTTCATGCAGCTGAACCGCGTCGCCTTCTCCAACCAGCTCGGCAGCTTCATCATGCAGCTGACCAACTGGGCGGTGAAGCCGCTGCGCCGGATCATCCCGGGCGTCATGGGCTGGGACTTCGCCAGCCTGCTGCCGGCGTGGTGGCTGCAGTGCCTGTTGCTGCTGATCGTCGTCTCCCTGCGCGGGATCGCGCCGGACGGTGCGGAGATGGGTCAGCTGGCGTTGCTGGTGCTGTGGCGCGGCGCCGTCGCGACGCTGCGGCTGGCGATTTACCTGTTCATCGGCGCCCTCTTCGTGCAGGCCGTGCTGTCCTGGGTCAATCCCTTCTCGCCGCTGGCGGCGCCGGTCAACCAGTTCAACCGCCCGCTGCTGCAGCCGATCCAGCGCTTCCTGCCGCCGATCGCCAACATCGACCTGTCGCCGCTGGTCGCCATCCTGCTGCTGCAGGTCGTGCTGATGCTGCTGTGAGCGGGCTGCCGTCCTGGCTGCGCTTCGCTGCCGACGGCCGCGCGACGCTGACGCTGCACATCCAGCCGGGGGCGAAGACGACCGAGGTCGCCGGCGAGCACGGCGACGCGCTGAAGCTGCGCCTTGCGGCACCGCCGGTCGACGGCAAGGCGAACGCGGCGCTGCTCGCCTTCATCGCCGCGCGCCTCGGCGTCGCCAAGGCCGCGGTCACGCTGAAGAGCGGACAGACCTCGCGGCGCAAGGTGGTCGACGTCGCCGACGCGCCGGCGGATACCGCGCAGCGCCTGTCCCCCGGCTAGAAGCGACAACCCCGGCCGCAGCCGGGGTTGTCGTCGTTCGCCGTGGCGGCGGGCGCGCTACTGCTTGCTCGCCTTGACGTCGGCGGCAACCCCCAGCCCCAGCGTATAGCCGAGCGAGACGTGGTGGAAGCGGAAGATCGTCTGGTCAGCGTGAATGGCGATCCCGAACGGCACCACCGCCCCCTCGGCGAGCGGCAGGTCGCCTTCGCCGCCGACGAGCTTGCGGGTGAAGGTGACGACGTACCGGCCGTCCTTGCCCTCGCCTTCGGCCTTGACCAGCGCCTTGCCATCCTTGTTCACGCGGCTGTCGGCGACGTGGCCGTCGAGCTGGACGGCACCCTTGCCGCCCTCCCCGCTCTTCCACTGGAAGTAGTCGGCGTAGATTTCGCCGCCGAGATTGGCGCCGGACACGTACTTCTTCTTGTTCGGATCGGCACCGGGCATCGAGCGCACGTCGTTGTGGCAGCTCACCCAGCAACCGGCCTGGGCCGCCAGCGGCACTTTGGCGCCGACGAACATCACCGCCGCCTTGACCTCGTGCTTCGGCGACTTCTCTTCGCGGTCGGCGCCGGCAGCCGCATCCTTCGGCGCCTTGAAGCTGAGACGGAGGTACAGGTGCTCCTTGTCGTAGGCCGCCTGCATCGTCACCGGAAAGCTCAGCGTCTTCGGCGCGCCGACCGGCTCCACTTCCTTGCCGGCCATCCGCTTCAGGTCGAGGTTCAGCCCGCCCTTCTCCTCGTGGCAGCCGACGCAGCTCTCGCCCTTGTTGATGCCGGTGCGGCCGCTGTGGTCGGACTTCTTCATGATCCATTCCA from Azospira restricta includes these protein-coding regions:
- a CDS encoding DUF167 domain-containing protein, producing the protein MPSWLRFAADGRATLTLHIQPGAKTTEVAGEHGDALKLRLAAPPVDGKANAALLAFIAARLGVAKAAVTLKSGQTSRRKVVDVADAPADTAQRLSPG
- a CDS encoding PilT/PilU family type 4a pilus ATPase, which encodes MERDQALKFMHDLLRLMVQKKGSDLFITAGFPPAIKIDGKITPVSNQTLSAQHTAELARSIMNDRQAADFEASKECNFAISPSGIGRFRVNALVQQGRVAVVCRTINMTIPNLDELGLPTVIKDIGMTKRGLIIFVGGTGTGKTTSLAAMVDYRNANSYGHIITIEDPIEYVHEHKNCIVTQREVGIDTDTWEAALKNTLRQAPDVILMGEIRDRETMDYAVAFAETGHLCLATLHANSANQAIDRIINFFPEDRRQQLLMDLSLNLRAMVSQRLLPKKDGKGRVAAVEVMLNSPLISDLIFKGEIHEIKEIMKKSRELGMQTFDQALFDLYESGKITYEDALRNADSVNDLRLQIKLHGKESKDRDLTTGIGHLDIV
- a CDS encoding CopD family protein encodes the protein MLVVKALHISLVVAWFAGLFYLPRIFVNLAMVPADSAAERARLLLMAGKLYRFMTPLGILAVGLGFWLWFGFGFTGGWLHAKTTLVLVLIAYHLYCGQLLRAFVAGTCTKSHVWFRWFNELPVLVLFAVVFLVVLKPF
- a CDS encoding SDR family oxidoreductase, whose protein sequence is MQKLLIVGCGDVAWRALPRLVRRYRVFALLRDAGEHARWRAAGAVPLAGNLDAPASLGRLAGLADAVLHLAPPPDRGDRDPRTRHLLAALGRGKSLPQRLIYISTSGVYGDCGGAFVDETRRPHPETARAARRLDAERALRAFGRETGTTVGILRAPGIYAADRLPLERLAKGTPALADADDVFTNHIHADDLAAACCAALVRARPNRSYNVCDDSHWKMGEYFDRVADAFALPRPPRLTRADAERQLSPLQLSFMRESRRLSNRRLHAELHVALAYPTVADGILAARKEHERKSACSS
- a CDS encoding YggS family pyridoxal phosphate-dependent enzyme, giving the protein MTPISAQLQAVHARIDAAARAAGRDPAAVSLLAVSKTWPADSVRAAAAAGQRAFGENYVQEGCAKAAELAALGLDWHFIGPLQSNKTRPVAEAFAWVHSVDRLKIAERLSAQRPPALPPLNVCLQVNVSDEASKSGCTPAAAPALAHAIAALPRLRLRGVMCIPEPTADVVAQRRAFAALRTLYERLRQEGLPLDTLSMGMSHDLEAAVAEGATLVRVGTAIFGERN
- a CDS encoding type IV pilus twitching motility protein PilT, giving the protein MDITELLAFGVKNKASDLHLSAGLPPMIRVHGDVRRINLPAMEHKDVHAMVYDIMNDGQRKIYEETLECDFSFEVPNLARFRVNAFNQHRGAGAVFRTIPSKVLTLEDLNCPKIFKDISEFPRGVVLVTGPTGSGKSTTLAAMVNHVNENEYGHILTVEDPIEFVHESKKCLINQREVGPHTLSFNNALRSALREDPDVILVGEMRDLETIRLALTAAETGHLVFGTLHTSSAAKTIDRIIDVFPAAEKEMVRAMLSESLRAVISQTLLKTKDGQGRVAAHEIMIGTPAIRNLIREAKVAQMYSAIQTGQQFGMQTLDQCLIDLVRRNVVSGNEARTKAANKDAIPG
- a CDS encoding ethylbenzene dehydrogenase-related protein; protein product: MNVRFSLTRGGAALALACTAHAAVAAPDWSKVPKRDIVVFSPGVTPMEWIMKKSDHSGRTGINKGESCVGCHEEKGGLNLDLKRMAGKEVEPVGAPKTLSFPVTMQAAYDKEHLYLRLSFKAPKDAAAGADREEKSPKHEVKAAVMFVGAKVPLAAQAGCWVSCHNDVRSMPGADPNKKKYVSGANLGGEIYADYFQWKSGEGGKGAVQLDGHVADSRVNKDGKALVKAEGEGKDGRYVVTFTRKLVGGEGDLPLAEGAVVPFGIAIHADQTIFRFHHVSLGYTLGLGVAADVKASKQ
- a CDS encoding YggT family protein, yielding MQALLFLLDALAAFFSLLLLTRFFMQLNRVAFSNQLGSFIMQLTNWAVKPLRRIIPGVMGWDFASLLPAWWLQCLLLLIVVSLRGIAPDGAEMGQLALLVLWRGAVATLRLAIYLFIGALFVQAVLSWVNPFSPLAAPVNQFNRPLLQPIQRFLPPIANIDLSPLVAILLLQVVLMLL
- a CDS encoding THUMP domain-containing class I SAM-dependent RNA methyltransferase, encoding MNNYFASCPRGLEPLLADDIAALGGQHVKAVGGGVMFAGDWPVCYAVNLHSRLATRVLWRVAARGYATADDIYKLALDTDWTAFFLPTQTLRVDVTAIKSPLKSLDFVTLRVKDGICDRFRRDCGDVRPSIDTRQPDVRVQAFLTEDNCTLYVDTSGDPLWQRGLRQKTVEAPLKENLAAGILRLAGWQPGTPLFDPMCGSGTFLLEAAQIAHGIAPGSRRSFAFERLKGFDAETWRRMREAALAAEKPVAWAQLFGADVSAQAVRAATANLDRAGLLEAVELIQSDILEVAAPADGGILVCNPPYGVRLEEQESLAAFYPQLATALKKNFAGWTCHFFTADLRMPKLMRLTPSRKTPLYNGALECRLFEIRMVAGSNRPAK
- the proC gene encoding pyrroline-5-carboxylate reductase translates to MKITFLGGGNMANALIGGLVGKGFAAADIAAVEREPDNRAKLEAAYGIRTYAGPDAEAWNCDLIVLAVKPQQMKEACAPLLPHLRQQLVVSIAAGLRLADLSRWLGGHRRLVRTMPNTPALIGAGVTGLYALPEVDAAGRAAAERVLQAVGSTLWIADEALMDSVTAVSGSGPAYVFLFIEALQQAALDLGFAPEQARQLAIETTLGAAKLAAQSAEPASVLRERVTSKGGTTAAALAKMDECGVLAGIVAGVIAADARGRELGELLGKD